A region of Deltaproteobacteria bacterium DNA encodes the following proteins:
- a CDS encoding nitronate monooxygenase, protein MSEDFWPDQTNKLRDFLGVEHPILQAPMAGGPTTPELVAAVSNTGALGSLGAGYMSPEDIESDIKKIREFTEKPFAVNLFVPAESPSIVPSEKVMKKLGNVSEKVGAEVPHEFPSLKFTFEDQFRVILENRVPVFSFTFGIPEEKYIEKLLAREVAVIGTATSVEEGVRLEEAGCSAVIAQGSEAGGHRASFGMDGEVPMIGSISLVPQLADKVGVPVISSGGIMDGRGIAAALALGASAVQMGTAFLSCKEASLNSAWQDALLKSTDTSTVLTNVFTGKYARGIKNTFIEEFKGLENEIPAYPIQQGLTTPLRAAAKSKGDAEYMSLWAGQGSAMSRKCSAAELIELLVSESREALQRISSKS, encoded by the coding sequence ATGTCAGAAGACTTCTGGCCTGACCAAACAAATAAGCTTCGCGATTTTCTGGGGGTAGAGCATCCAATACTACAGGCGCCTATGGCGGGCGGGCCGACTACGCCCGAGCTTGTGGCCGCCGTATCTAACACGGGGGCGCTCGGCTCACTCGGCGCGGGCTATATGTCTCCTGAGGATATCGAATCGGATATTAAGAAGATACGTGAGTTCACCGAAAAGCCCTTCGCCGTAAACCTGTTCGTCCCCGCAGAGAGCCCGAGTATCGTTCCCTCCGAAAAGGTGATGAAGAAGCTGGGGAACGTGTCTGAAAAAGTCGGCGCCGAAGTACCGCATGAATTCCCGTCCCTGAAGTTCACTTTCGAAGACCAGTTCCGGGTGATACTCGAAAACCGGGTCCCCGTATTCAGCTTTACATTCGGGATACCGGAAGAGAAGTACATTGAGAAGCTACTCGCACGTGAGGTCGCCGTTATCGGTACGGCCACCTCTGTCGAGGAGGGGGTTCGACTGGAAGAGGCGGGATGCAGCGCTGTCATAGCTCAGGGTAGCGAGGCGGGCGGACACCGGGCAAGTTTCGGCATGGACGGGGAAGTGCCTATGATTGGCAGTATCTCTCTCGTGCCGCAGCTGGCGGATAAAGTCGGAGTGCCGGTTATATCTTCGGGAGGAATAATGGACGGCCGGGGTATTGCGGCCGCTCTTGCGCTCGGGGCTTCGGCGGTTCAGATGGGGACCGCGTTCCTATCCTGTAAAGAGGCGTCTCTTAACAGCGCGTGGCAGGACGCTCTTCTGAAATCCACCGATACCAGCACTGTTTTAACCAATGTGTTTACCGGTAAATATGCAAGAGGAATAAAAAATACTTTTATAGAAGAATTCAAAGGGCTTGAGAATGAAATCCCTGCCTATCCGATCCAGCAAGGTCTCACGACCCCACTAAGGGCTGCGGCGAAATCGAAAGGTGACGCTGAGTACATGTCCCTCTGGGCGGGACAGGGCTCGGCAATGTCCAGGAAGTGCTCGGCGGCAGAGCTCATAGAATTGCTCGTATCCGAGAGCCGGGAAGCGCTTCAGCGGATAAGCTCGAAGTCGTAA
- a CDS encoding porin, whose product MIYISKVNFASALILFSLLLSPTHSNAQSDSEQIEALKKQIKEVERKNREQIEELKRKIERLEAGRAADDEKVKEVVVKQEESGDAWYDKLRAQYKKGLTFESDDGNFMMRMRIFGQFQLSVDDTDGEDTATNFDVRRLRIKWDGHAFRPWFLYTVQIETVEDPILLDAYFDVAYYTKFVPRVGQFKVPFNREELTSSASLQFPERSIVNSEFTYGRDRGATLNGVLGNYVTYGAGIFNGDGINGTSVDSNLLYAGRVQFGYGGELEYSGDEFPSGGAYAIAPNFGGRTPVFVFGGALAGIPGLNIDKKIPNGDIETRFAQLGITTADVVSVTADANFKLYMLNVEAEYDGRWISPDEGGLDTAYDQGFRVQGGVFLLPKTIEIAGRWAFVDYDTNPGIFAEPGGDAPDREYELTPGLNFYLSKNQAWKIQLSYSFIRNAFTESDDIDENIFRTQLQAYF is encoded by the coding sequence ATGATTTACATATCAAAAGTAAATTTCGCTTCAGCTTTGATTTTGTTTTCGTTGCTACTTTCCCCTACACATTCTAATGCTCAATCCGACAGTGAGCAGATAGAGGCGCTTAAGAAGCAGATCAAGGAGGTCGAGCGGAAAAACCGGGAGCAGATAGAGGAGCTTAAGAGGAAGATTGAGCGGCTTGAGGCGGGAAGAGCGGCTGACGATGAGAAAGTGAAAGAGGTAGTCGTCAAGCAGGAGGAGAGCGGCGACGCATGGTACGACAAGCTCAGGGCACAGTACAAGAAGGGGCTAACTTTCGAATCGGACGACGGGAACTTCATGATGAGGATGAGAATTTTCGGCCAGTTTCAGCTTTCGGTTGACGATACGGACGGCGAGGATACGGCGACCAATTTTGACGTTAGAAGACTGAGGATAAAATGGGACGGACACGCGTTCAGGCCCTGGTTTCTCTATACGGTTCAGATAGAAACGGTAGAAGATCCGATATTGCTGGATGCTTATTTCGATGTCGCATATTACACGAAATTCGTTCCCAGAGTCGGTCAGTTTAAGGTGCCGTTCAACAGAGAGGAGCTAACCTCCTCTGCCAGCCTTCAGTTTCCCGAAAGGTCCATAGTCAACAGTGAGTTTACTTATGGCCGCGACAGGGGGGCTACGCTCAACGGCGTTCTGGGGAATTACGTTACATACGGCGCCGGCATATTTAACGGAGACGGAATAAACGGGACGAGCGTGGACTCCAATCTACTTTACGCGGGAAGGGTGCAGTTCGGCTACGGCGGGGAGCTCGAATACAGCGGCGACGAGTTTCCCTCGGGCGGGGCTTATGCCATTGCGCCCAACTTCGGCGGAAGAACGCCTGTTTTTGTTTTTGGAGGGGCTCTGGCCGGGATACCCGGACTAAATATTGATAAAAAGATCCCGAACGGAGATATTGAAACGAGGTTTGCTCAGCTCGGCATAACCACTGCTGATGTGGTTTCGGTAACCGCGGACGCGAATTTTAAACTCTATATGTTAAATGTAGAAGCGGAATATGACGGAAGATGGATAAGTCCTGATGAAGGGGGTTTGGATACGGCTTACGACCAGGGATTCAGAGTACAGGGCGGGGTGTTTCTCCTTCCTAAAACGATTGAAATCGCCGGGCGGTGGGCGTTCGTGGATTACGACACCAACCCCGGCATATTCGCCGAGCCCGGCGGGGACGCGCCTGATAGAGAATATGAGCTTACGCCGGGGCTGAACTTTTATCTATCTAAAAACCAGGCCTGGAAGATACAACTCAGCTATTCATTTATAAGGAACGCTTTCACCGAGTCGGACGACATAGACGAGAATATTTTCAGAACTCAGCTTCAGGCATACTTTTAA
- a CDS encoding lytic polysaccharide monooxygenase, translated as METPVSRIYNCFLEGPENPKSNACIAAVQAGGKQALYDWNGVNQGNANDMHREIIPDGKLCSAGKELFKGMDLARDDWHTTAIAPDGDGDFEFVFIATAPHSTEYFKFYVTREGYDPLSPLKWSDLEDSPFCTINDVNLENGRYRMTCPFPQGKTGNHVIYSIWQRDDSPEAFYTCMDVSFTGGTPVTWRSLGQLRAHQDLAPGDKVTFRLFDDQSGDVESHTLELTQGQTGANEWPFYLAEEVNAGSSVVSIGVLDSDGAINPVISSQDNNVYVSSDLEFSFQVDIEMMDNGGGDGDNGECDCGAPGPGPDPGPDAEADFVYPDGIGTYSAGTVVLGTDGSRYECRPFPNSGWCNQSELYYAPGTGLAWQDAWIGLD; from the coding sequence ATGGAAACACCTGTTAGCCGTATATACAACTGCTTCCTCGAAGGGCCCGAGAACCCGAAATCCAACGCTTGTATAGCGGCTGTGCAGGCGGGAGGCAAGCAGGCGCTCTATGACTGGAACGGGGTCAATCAGGGGAACGCGAACGATATGCATCGCGAGATAATCCCGGACGGAAAACTTTGTAGTGCGGGTAAGGAGCTCTTCAAGGGTATGGACCTTGCGAGGGATGACTGGCATACAACCGCTATTGCGCCCGACGGCGATGGTGATTTCGAATTCGTTTTTATCGCTACAGCCCCCCACAGCACGGAATATTTCAAGTTCTACGTCACAAGAGAAGGCTATGACCCGCTCAGCCCGTTGAAATGGTCGGATTTGGAAGACTCGCCTTTCTGCACCATAAACGATGTAAACCTTGAAAACGGCAGATACAGGATGACTTGCCCGTTTCCTCAGGGGAAGACAGGCAATCATGTTATATATAGTATCTGGCAGAGGGACGACAGCCCGGAGGCGTTTTATACCTGTATGGATGTGAGTTTCACAGGCGGTACTCCTGTTACGTGGAGGTCGCTCGGTCAGTTAAGGGCGCATCAGGACCTGGCTCCCGGCGATAAGGTCACCTTCAGACTGTTCGACGATCAGTCGGGGGATGTGGAGTCTCATACGCTTGAGCTTACCCAGGGGCAGACGGGCGCAAACGAATGGCCGTTTTATCTTGCGGAGGAGGTGAATGCCGGCTCCTCTGTCGTCAGTATCGGAGTCCTGGATTCTGACGGAGCTATAAACCCTGTTATAAGCTCTCAGGACAATAACGTGTACGTCTCTTCGGACCTCGAGTTCTCGTTTCAGGTGGATATAGAGATGATGGACAACGGCGGGGGAGATGGAGATAACGGGGAATGCGACTGCGGCGCTCCCGGACCCGGACCGGACCCAGGCCCTGATGCGGAGGCGGATTTCGTTTACCCCGACGGTATCGGGACTTACAGTGCCGGGACTGTGGTACTGGGGACTGACGGGAGCCGCTACGAGTGCAGGCCGTTTCCCAATTCGGGCTGGTGCAACCAGAGCGAGCTGTACTACGCGCCCGGGACGGGGCTTGCGTGGCAGGACGCGTGGATCGGGCTCGATTGA
- a CDS encoding bifunctional enoyl-CoA hydratase/phosphate acetyltransferase: MLTGWIQGEDSVPGLMLENKTFDEIKIGDTASITKTLTRADIEKFAALTGDLDPSHLNMGFATKYNSGNLMAQSIWSGLLASTLLGSELPGPGTVYVSQHLDFIETLKLGDTIILTIKVKDKKPGTRVVEFDCLCQNQDGETVMTGSASVLAPVEKVSIPRTEGPEIIVKTYNKYQDFIEKCGELKSPLTAVCHPCDESSLKAAIVGLAEDLIVPVLVGPEERIRKVAEEYSLDISQLEIVGTPHSHASASEAVRLVREGDCEALMKGSLHTDELMTEVVKRDTGLRTERRVSHAYVMDIPTYHKTLIISDAAINIYPGLDEKVDICQNAIDLAHILGIEMPKVAILSAIETVTSGIKSTLEAAALCKMADRGQITGALLDGPLAFDNAISRKAAEVKGIRSDVAGDPDIIIVPDLEAGNMLAKQLTFMARAEAAGIVLGARVPIVLTSRADSLRTKLASCAVAALMANSYRTSSS; this comes from the coding sequence ATGTTGACAGGTTGGATTCAGGGAGAGGATAGTGTGCCGGGCTTGATGCTTGAGAACAAGACTTTCGACGAGATAAAGATAGGCGATACCGCGAGCATCACCAAGACGCTGACCAGGGCGGATATAGAAAAGTTCGCCGCCTTGACAGGGGACCTCGACCCTAGTCATCTAAACATGGGTTTCGCGACGAAATATAATTCGGGAAATCTCATGGCTCAGAGCATATGGAGCGGTCTTTTGGCGTCGACACTGCTGGGCTCGGAGCTTCCCGGGCCTGGTACGGTTTACGTCTCACAACATCTCGATTTTATTGAGACATTAAAGCTGGGGGATACGATTATCTTGACTATCAAGGTCAAAGATAAAAAACCCGGGACGAGGGTGGTCGAGTTCGACTGCCTGTGCCAGAATCAAGACGGCGAGACCGTGATGACGGGAAGCGCGTCCGTCTTGGCGCCTGTCGAAAAGGTTTCCATACCGCGTACCGAGGGCCCTGAAATAATTGTTAAAACGTATAATAAGTACCAGGACTTTATTGAGAAGTGCGGCGAGCTGAAATCTCCCCTTACTGCCGTCTGTCATCCCTGTGATGAATCATCGCTGAAAGCCGCTATTGTTGGATTGGCGGAGGATCTTATCGTCCCTGTTCTGGTGGGGCCGGAAGAGAGAATAAGGAAGGTGGCCGAAGAATATTCCCTCGATATATCTCAACTGGAAATAGTGGGTACACCCCACAGCCACGCCTCGGCCTCAGAAGCCGTAAGGCTAGTAAGGGAAGGCGACTGTGAGGCGCTCATGAAGGGAAGCCTTCATACGGATGAGCTGATGACGGAGGTAGTGAAGCGCGATACCGGACTCAGGACGGAGCGGAGGGTAAGCCATGCTTACGTAATGGATATCCCCACCTATCACAAGACTCTCATAATCTCGGACGCGGCTATTAACATATACCCCGGCCTGGACGAGAAGGTTGATATATGTCAGAACGCGATCGACCTCGCTCATATCCTGGGTATAGAAATGCCTAAGGTCGCCATACTATCTGCTATTGAAACCGTAACTTCAGGCATCAAGTCCACGCTGGAGGCCGCGGCGTTATGCAAAATGGCTGACAGGGGACAGATAACGGGCGCTTTACTGGACGGGCCGCTGGCGTTCGACAACGCTATAAGCAGGAAAGCGGCCGAAGTGAAAGGGATTCGGTCGGATGTCGCGGGTGACCCGGATATCATAATAGTTCCCGATCTCGAAGCGGGGAATATGCTCGCAAAGCAGCTTACTTTCATGGCCCGGGCTGAGGCCGCCGGTATAGTTCTGGGGGCGCGGGTTCCTATAGTGCTCACGAGCAGGGCGGATTCACTGCGCACAAAGCTTGCTTCCTGCGCAGTGGCGGCGCTTATGGCAAATTCGTACAGGACTTCCAGCAGTTAA
- a CDS encoding acetate/propionate family kinase, with translation MILVINSGSSSVKFAVYGISDSGAVSPVCRGEVGDIGSSPKFTLRDGNDIVIEGKELDLETVSGHEDSVKWIEGWIESNLPDLRFTAVGHRVVHGGAVFRSPAIIDVGVMAKLAELEKLAPLHQPYNLAGIRAVMSAHPEIPQVACFDTSFHRTQPKVAQMFGLPREFFESGVLRYGFHGLSYEYIVKKMREVAPAVADGRLIAAHLGNGASMCAIEGGRSVATTMGFTAVDGLPMGTRSGSIDPGVIFYLVRERGYELDKVEELLYRNSGLLGISGITNDMKALESSVEPDARLAVEYFVYRSVREVGSLAGALGGLDALVFTGGIGENSAFIRGGISRGLKWLGIEIDEETNAGGKVLISKPENSPAVYVIPTNEELMIAHHTAKTFNR, from the coding sequence ATGATACTGGTAATCAATTCGGGGTCTTCGAGTGTAAAGTTCGCGGTCTACGGAATATCCGATTCGGGAGCCGTAAGCCCGGTTTGCCGCGGGGAAGTGGGGGATATCGGGTCGTCTCCGAAATTCACGCTCAGAGATGGAAATGACATAGTCATCGAGGGTAAAGAATTGGACCTGGAAACTGTGTCCGGCCATGAGGACTCGGTTAAATGGATCGAGGGCTGGATTGAATCTAACCTTCCGGATTTGAGGTTCACCGCTGTCGGCCACCGGGTAGTTCACGGAGGAGCGGTATTTAGGTCACCGGCCATAATTGATGTAGGCGTTATGGCGAAGCTCGCGGAATTGGAAAAGCTCGCGCCGCTCCACCAGCCATACAACCTGGCTGGAATAAGGGCTGTGATGAGCGCACACCCGGAGATTCCTCAGGTAGCCTGCTTCGACACCTCTTTTCACCGCACTCAGCCGAAGGTGGCTCAAATGTTCGGTCTTCCCCGGGAATTTTTCGAATCCGGCGTGCTCAGGTACGGATTTCACGGCCTGTCTTACGAGTATATTGTTAAAAAGATGCGTGAGGTCGCTCCCGCTGTTGCAGACGGGCGCCTGATAGCGGCTCATCTGGGCAACGGCGCAAGTATGTGCGCGATCGAAGGAGGCAGGAGTGTTGCGACAACAATGGGATTTACCGCGGTGGACGGTCTTCCTATGGGAACACGGAGCGGAAGCATAGATCCGGGGGTGATTTTTTATCTGGTGCGTGAAAGAGGGTATGAACTCGATAAGGTCGAGGAGCTTCTTTACAGAAATTCCGGGCTTTTGGGAATTTCCGGAATCACAAACGATATGAAAGCGCTTGAGTCAAGCGTCGAACCGGACGCCCGTCTGGCGGTTGAGTATTTCGTTTACAGGTCCGTCCGTGAGGTTGGTTCCCTCGCAGGCGCATTAGGCGGGCTGGATGCTCTGGTTTTTACAGGAGGGATAGGTGAAAACAGCGCTTTCATAAGAGGCGGTATCAGTAGAGGCCTGAAGTGGCTCGGCATTGAAATTGATGAGGAGACAAACGCCGGTGGTAAGGTGCTAATTTCAAAACCGGAAAATTCTCCCGCCGTTTATGTAATCCCGACTAATGAAGAATTGATGATAGCGCATCATACGGCCAAAACATTTAATAGATAA
- a CDS encoding tetratricopeptide repeat protein: protein MGIPAILILLTGCYPKTEGLDELYERQATLEAKIDKLSEDLENGMSKIDRNIDRVESNQLKLAAEIQNMREKNVTLKRKIDKVAGKKTKPKNPPAAAKPSKNTPENIYSRAVASYNDGRFEDAILEYQKLIDAYPRDKKVPEAYLKQGLALINLGRKKEARFFLNTLIDKYPNSREAETAREKLKTI, encoded by the coding sequence ATGGGAATTCCAGCAATTCTCATCCTTTTGACCGGCTGTTACCCAAAGACCGAGGGATTAGACGAGCTTTATGAGAGGCAAGCTACTCTCGAAGCCAAAATAGACAAACTCTCCGAAGATCTGGAAAACGGGATGTCGAAAATAGACCGCAATATCGACAGGGTAGAAAGCAACCAGCTCAAGCTCGCTGCGGAAATTCAGAATATGCGGGAAAAAAACGTTACCTTGAAAAGAAAGATAGACAAGGTAGCGGGTAAGAAGACCAAACCCAAAAATCCTCCGGCGGCGGCCAAGCCCTCAAAAAACACTCCGGAAAATATTTATTCCAGAGCTGTGGCAAGCTATAACGATGGGAGGTTTGAGGACGCGATACTTGAATATCAAAAACTGATTGACGCTTACCCCAGAGACAAAAAGGTTCCCGAAGCCTACCTGAAGCAGGGGCTTGCGCTGATAAATCTGGGAAGGAAAAAAGAAGCCAGGTTTTTTCTCAATACGCTCATAGATAAATATCCGAACTCCCGCGAGGCCGAGACTGCAAGGGAGAAGCTGAAAACCATTTAA
- a CDS encoding ATP-binding protein: MNLSKQITLGYALMFFFMILISGLSIYSIYNLDNTASNITGRYNTLSRLLSAKEEGKQGIFANEMLLESIRISDKQIQYSYVMIFTVVGVTLLFGIVLTVFIPRMITKPVQKLFNAAESVSTGDYSVRLRDIKTSSEINTLVRAFNNMMDNIDRNNRELQEKNEEILKLLETTKRFNERLETEIAQATREIEEKHKELVKSEKLATIGELATGVAHEVRNPLSGIGLALELMRDETKNEEHRQTMSDILQEISRLERIVKGLFQLGHPKSLQLIECTPNDIVERALTLISMKAKEKGVLIKKELMCDKHFYVDHEQIEQVVLNLLINGIDATGSFGEVKVMTKGRNSSVQIVVSDTGCGFSEEEMGKILQPFYSTKEAGTGLGLAISNRIIEAHRGVLRISSRVGKGSTFIVEIPNNLENETQV, from the coding sequence TTGAACCTGAGTAAGCAGATAACGCTCGGCTACGCTTTAATGTTCTTTTTTATGATTCTAATAAGCGGTTTATCTATATATAGCATATACAATCTTGATAATACTGCCTCTAATATAACGGGCAGGTATAACACATTGTCAAGACTCCTTTCGGCTAAGGAAGAGGGGAAGCAGGGCATATTCGCAAACGAAATGCTGCTTGAGTCGATAAGGATATCCGATAAGCAGATTCAGTATTCATATGTAATGATTTTTACCGTAGTCGGCGTCACTCTCCTGTTCGGCATTGTGCTCACGGTGTTTATCCCCCGGATGATTACAAAACCTGTCCAGAAGCTTTTTAATGCGGCGGAATCGGTGAGTACCGGGGACTATTCCGTGCGGCTCCGGGATATAAAAACGAGCAGTGAGATAAATACCCTTGTCAGAGCTTTCAATAATATGATGGATAACATAGACAGGAATAACCGCGAGCTTCAGGAAAAGAACGAGGAGATATTGAAGCTTCTCGAGACGACAAAGAGATTCAATGAGCGTCTGGAAACGGAAATAGCTCAGGCGACACGGGAGATTGAGGAAAAACACAAAGAGCTTGTGAAATCCGAAAAGCTCGCTACGATCGGCGAACTCGCTACAGGTGTGGCGCATGAAGTGAGGAATCCCCTTTCCGGTATCGGGCTTGCGCTCGAGCTTATGAGGGATGAGACTAAAAATGAAGAGCACAGGCAGACAATGTCGGATATACTTCAGGAAATATCAAGGCTTGAGCGTATAGTTAAAGGACTCTTTCAGCTGGGCCACCCCAAGAGTCTCCAGCTTATTGAATGCACTCCGAATGATATAGTGGAACGGGCGCTTACCCTGATTAGTATGAAAGCGAAGGAAAAGGGAGTATTGATAAAAAAAGAGCTCATGTGCGATAAGCATTTTTATGTGGACCATGAGCAGATAGAACAGGTCGTTTTAAATTTGCTTATAAACGGAATTGACGCAACCGGGAGCTTCGGGGAAGTGAAAGTAATGACAAAAGGCCGTAACAGTTCTGTGCAAATTGTGGTTTCAGATACCGGATGCGGTTTTTCAGAGGAGGAGATGGGAAAGATTCTTCAGCCGTTTTATTCGACCAAGGAGGCGGGCACAGGTCTCGGGCTTGCCATATCCAACAGGATAATTGAGGCTCACAGGGGTGTGCTTCGTATTTCAAGCCGGGTAGGGAAAGGCTCAACGTTTATTGTGGAGATTCCCAACAATCTGGAGAACGAGACTCAAGTATAG
- a CDS encoding sigma-54 dependent transcriptional regulator, translating into MSSLILIIEDERLLCKQLRKALTQEGYSVITSFEGGEGIEIAKRENPDLVLLDLKLPDTDGLNVLRIFSNLEQSPTTIMMTAHGSVEVAVTAIRVGAYDFIEKPFPLDKLKVMVRNALRTNMLKNSLSAAAMRAQEKYGFDSLIGESTSIKEIIGLFRKLTESDPRTILITGESGTGKGLASKVLHYNGARSQRPFIEINCAAIPETLLESELFGHEAGAFTDAKKLKKGILEQADGGTVFLDEIGDMSLALQAKLVKAVEERSFRRLGGTRDIKVDLCVIAATNRDLKVLVKHGEFREDLYHRLNVISFEMPALRDRKEDLPLLTDYFVSYFNTDLNKNISEIPEEVRTTLSNYDWPGNVRELRSAIERAILLGENGVLNPKYIMLEDGETLQVQNSDEKMIIDVPIEDASLYKIEKKVITKALDLNDWNQTRTADMLGITREVLRYRMKKWGLLS; encoded by the coding sequence ATGAGCTCACTGATACTAATAATCGAAGATGAAAGGCTTCTTTGTAAGCAGCTGCGCAAGGCGCTTACTCAGGAGGGGTATTCTGTAATTACTTCTTTTGAGGGTGGCGAAGGGATCGAGATAGCCAAAAGGGAGAATCCCGATCTTGTTCTCCTGGACCTGAAACTGCCCGATACGGACGGCTTGAATGTGCTGAGAATTTTCTCGAACCTTGAACAGTCCCCGACAACCATAATGATGACTGCCCACGGAAGCGTAGAAGTTGCGGTAACCGCTATCAGAGTGGGGGCTTACGACTTCATTGAGAAACCCTTTCCACTGGATAAGCTCAAAGTAATGGTCAGGAATGCCCTCAGGACAAATATGCTGAAAAACAGTCTGAGCGCTGCTGCAATGAGAGCGCAGGAGAAGTACGGTTTTGATTCCCTAATAGGGGAGAGCACCTCAATAAAAGAAATAATCGGCCTTTTCAGGAAACTTACGGAGAGTGACCCGCGTACGATCTTGATTACCGGTGAGAGCGGGACGGGAAAGGGGCTTGCTTCAAAGGTGCTCCACTACAACGGTGCGAGAAGCCAGAGACCGTTCATCGAGATCAACTGTGCGGCGATTCCGGAAACTCTGCTGGAAAGCGAGTTGTTCGGCCATGAAGCGGGAGCGTTCACGGACGCGAAGAAGCTGAAGAAAGGAATACTTGAGCAGGCTGACGGCGGAACTGTGTTTCTCGATGAGATAGGAGACATGAGTCTTGCGCTCCAGGCAAAGCTTGTAAAGGCGGTTGAGGAGAGGTCTTTCAGAAGACTCGGGGGAACCAGGGATATAAAGGTCGACCTTTGCGTGATAGCGGCTACGAACCGCGACCTGAAGGTTTTGGTTAAACACGGCGAATTCCGGGAGGACCTGTATCACAGGTTAAACGTGATTAGCTTCGAGATGCCTGCTCTCAGAGACAGGAAGGAGGATCTCCCGCTTCTCACCGACTATTTTGTTTCCTACTTCAATACAGATTTGAACAAGAATATTTCCGAGATTCCGGAAGAAGTGAGGACGACTCTGTCAAATTACGACTGGCCGGGAAATGTCCGGGAACTAAGGAGTGCCATAGAACGGGCGATACTGCTCGGTGAAAACGGCGTGCTAAACCCGAAATATATAATGCTTGAAGACGGGGAAACCCTTCAGGTTCAGAACTCTGATGAAAAGATGATAATAGATGTCCCAATCGAGGACGCCTCTCTTTACAAAATAGAAAAGAAGGTTATAACTAAGGCCTTGGATTTAAACGACTGGAACCAGACGAGAACAGCCGATATGCTTGGAATTACCCGGGAGGTTCTCCGTTACAGGATGAAGAAATGGGGGCTCTTGAGCTGA